In Pantoea agglomerans, the genomic stretch CCCCGGCGCAGGCGCAGGCGGTGCACAAATTTATTCGCCAGCACATCGCGAAAAAAGACGCTGCGGTCGCCGAGCAGGTGATCATTCAGTACGGCGGCTCCGTTAACGACAAGAACGCGGCTGAACTCTTCACCCAGCCGGACATCGACGGCGCGCTGGTTGGCGGTGCCTCACTGAAGGCTGACGCCTTCGCCGTTATCGTTAAGGCAGCGGCAGAAGCGAAAAAAGCGTAACCTTCGATACGCAGAAAAGGCGGCCTTCAGGCCGCCTTTTTTATTGCCGCAATATCCCGCAGCTGTGGTCCTGCAGCTCCTCTGCCGATCCCCGGTTTAGCAACAGCCAGTTGCGCGCCAGCGCCATTATTGCCAGGCGTCCATCCGGCAGCGCCGCCAGCGCCAGGCCATATTTGCCCATTTCGCTGCCCGCGTTGGGGATCTCGTTCGCCACGCGGATAAACAGGCTCTGCTGCGTCAGCTCGGGCAGCGTGAGCGCGCGTATCTGGTAAGGGTGCTGAAGCAGCTTCTCCTCCTGCCAGCGGTCTGAAAGCGCGGGCGCGAGACGGTCCAGCGAGCGGCGTACGTCGGGACGCAGGCAGGAGATATGGATATGCAGCTGATTCTGGGTGCGGCCATACTCGGCGTTGATCGCCAGCGACAGCGCGCTGTCGGGAATGGGCGCGCCGCGCTTTGCCGCCAGCTGCGCACGCGCCTGCCAGGCGAAGGCAAAGAAATTGGGCGTCGCGGGGTCGAGCAGCGCCGGGCTTTCCATCCCGCTGATTTTCGCCAGCGGGATCAGCAGATACTGCAGCGGCCCGTTGAGATCTTTGAGCAGCGCATAGCCCTGCTCAAGCTCGACGCGCTGACAGGGGGCGGGCGCGCCCGTTGCGCGCTGATTCGGCTCGCACTTTTCGCTGACGATGTGCCACAGCGCATCGCTGCTTTTATGCAGGTGGAGGGCGGCAACGACTAAACCGCTTATCAGGATCAACAGCAGCAGCGCAATCAGGCCCAGCGCACGGCGACGTTCCTGCATAGCAAAGCCCCTCTTTCCGATTTTTTTTTTGCATCCTCGCCTGGCGACCACGCAATGTCACGCACAAATAAAAACGGCCAGCATGGTAGCTGACCGTCTTCACTGCGCTTGCGCGATTAAGGCTTCATCACCTGATCGTAGGTGCCGCCGTCGGCAAAGTGCGTCTTCTGCGCCTGTGTCCAGCCACCAAACTTATTATCGACGGTAAACAGCTTCACCGGCGCGAAGGTACTGGCGAATTTCTTCGCCACTTCCGCATCGCGTGGGCGGTAGTAGTTTTGCGCGGCGATAGTCTGGCCTTCCGGCGAGTAGAGATATTTCAGATAGGCGTCCGCAACTTTACGCGTGCCCTGGCCGTCCACCACTTTATCCACGACGGAAACGGTCGGCTCCGCCAGAATGGATTCGCTCGGCGTTACGATTTCAAACTTGTCTTTACCCAGCTTATCGACCGCCAGGTAGGCTTCATTTTCCCAGGCGATCAGCACGTCGCCGATACCGCGTTCAACAAAGGTATTGGTTGCACCGCGTGCGCCGGAGTCCTGAACTTCGACGTTTTTAAACAGCGCTTTTACGTAGGCCAGCGCCTTCGCCTGGTCGCCGTTGTTCTGATCCAGCGCCCAGCCCCATGCCGCCAGATAGTTCCAGCGCGCGCCGCCTGAGGTCTTTGGATTCGGGGTGATAACGGAAACCCCTGGCTTAACTAAATCTGGCCAGTCGTGAATGCCTTTCGGGTTGCCTTTTCGCACCAGGAAAACAATGGTGGAGGTATAAGGCGCGGAGTTGTCGGGCAGACGCTTGAGCCAGTTCTTGTCAATGCGGCCGCGTTCGGCAATGGCATCGACATCGGATTGCAGCGCCAGGGTCACGACATCGGCGCGAATGCCGTTGATCACGGAGGTAGCCTGTTTGCCTGAGCCGCCGTGCGACTGGCGGATCACCACGTTATCGCCGGTTTCCTGCTTATAGTGGGCTGCAAAGGCTTTATTGTACTGCTCGTACAGCTCGCGCGTCGGATCGTAAGAGACGTTTAACAGCTGGTAATCCTTTGCCAGAACGCTGGCAGAGGCCAGCAGAAGGGTAATACCGATACTCCACTTGTTCATTATGCACGCTCCCGATGTCATCAGGCCGGTAGCGTGACATAAACCATTTTAGAGCTAAAAGAATTAAAAATAAGCATTTATAACTGGCAGGAATATAGATGGTTATAACAAAGGCGCGCC encodes the following:
- a CDS encoding CDP-diacylglycerol diphosphatase — translated: MQERRRALGLIALLLLILISGLVVAALHLHKSSDALWHIVSEKCEPNQRATGAPAPCQRVELEQGYALLKDLNGPLQYLLIPLAKISGMESPALLDPATPNFFAFAWQARAQLAAKRGAPIPDSALSLAINAEYGRTQNQLHIHISCLRPDVRRSLDRLAPALSDRWQEEKLLQHPYQIRALTLPELTQQSLFIRVANEIPNAGSEMGKYGLALAALPDGRLAIMALARNWLLLNRGSAEELQDHSCGILRQ
- a CDS encoding sulfate ABC transporter substrate-binding protein, which codes for MNKWSIGITLLLASASVLAKDYQLLNVSYDPTRELYEQYNKAFAAHYKQETGDNVVIRQSHGGSGKQATSVINGIRADVVTLALQSDVDAIAERGRIDKNWLKRLPDNSAPYTSTIVFLVRKGNPKGIHDWPDLVKPGVSVITPNPKTSGGARWNYLAAWGWALDQNNGDQAKALAYVKALFKNVEVQDSGARGATNTFVERGIGDVLIAWENEAYLAVDKLGKDKFEIVTPSESILAEPTVSVVDKVVDGQGTRKVADAYLKYLYSPEGQTIAAQNYYRPRDAEVAKKFASTFAPVKLFTVDNKFGGWTQAQKTHFADGGTYDQVMKP